Proteins found in one Phalacrocorax carbo chromosome 14, bPhaCar2.1, whole genome shotgun sequence genomic segment:
- the LOC135315729 gene encoding WAP four-disulfide core domain protein 2-like, giving the protein MPKARSVLVLAGLLALWAELPPASAQNVTTKAGVCPDPATEAVNCTVGCQSDGDCESTLKCCPAACGKACQKPDEKPGTCPPVSPGIPMLGICANQCKTDSNCSGSQKCCRNGCGKVSCVTPLH; this is encoded by the exons CGTGCTCGTCCTGGCGGGGCTCCTGGCTctctgggcagagctgcctccagCATCCGCCCAGAATGTCACCA CGAAAGCCGGTGTGTGCCCGGACCCGGCGACGGAAGCAGTGAACTGCACAGTGGGGTGCCAGTCCGATGGCGACTGCGAGAGCACCCTCAAGTGCTGCCCGGCGGCCTGCGGCAAGGCCTGCCAGAAGCCCGACG AGAAGCCCGGCACCTGCCCGCCCGTCAGTCCGGGGATCCCCATGCTGGGCATCTGCGCTAACCAGTGCAAGACGGACTCCAACTGCTCTGGGAGTCAGAAGTGCTGCAGGAATGGCTGTGGCAAGGTCTCCTGCGTGACACCCCTCCACTGA